A single region of the Podospora pseudopauciseta strain CBS 411.78 chromosome 1, whole genome shotgun sequence genome encodes:
- a CDS encoding hypothetical protein (CAZy:AA7; EggNog:ENOG503NXQ7; COG:F) → MATLDTLKKALVKKAAVTTTAKQSLSDDQYSAGFDFFLKDTAWKTYQDFIIPQLSQLLSPLFQSRLRISVLEIGPGPKSVLGHLPDDQRQKITKYDAFEPNKLFASRLEEWLRFKPFPNLEHAASLDRSAFTSRVDVYKTPGSQEQRFDVILFCHSMYGMKRKHEFINKAVNMLPDRPGGGMVVVFHRDSLQIENMAADRTLTFPTGVVSVPDTDDDLDSFAQFIAASASHDDSLRASWREVCRGLGVRDTVHSGRISFSTPEIMTVFTRDLGYSGYLTLVQEMRAVKNRQAGRRHPRGIKQPKNIESIQQCVNWALKKRTGLTVLGGGHSGHCLWYGITAIDMGILKNVYVVTAGNTMSSSLIVAESGCSTGDIIRRCVADGLTVPLGARPSVGAGLWLQGGIGHLSRLYGLACDAIVGAVVVSVDSGKVLSVGHVPDQHRPTHAVQVDGKDLLWAIKGAGTNFGIVASVTFKACPAPTYTVRSWVLSFNDLVSARAKLREFDNLFARTLPRSCSADAYLFWNQDRLHLGVTMFETSTATSCVPLIALTRAYTIFGPERGIQTVDSMGVFDTEMYMSEMHGGHGGGKTSSFKRCLFLKNIGEDTITTILLKAIESRPTPLCYLHLLQGGGAINDVPADATAFGCRDWDFACVITGVWPRDQDGSKQATAAVCWVYEVAERLLPLSTGAYSTDLGPDPRDAALAAKAFGPNLQRLARLKQRWDPNNVLAYSYPLPAPPKDPKLIVLVTGESGAGKDFCAGVWVSLFTKNSITSSVSSISEATKRAYATASGADLNRLLEDRDYKEQHRTALTTFFQNQVNERPQLPREHFLEVVHGADSDVLFITGMRDKTPVVAFSHLVPGSKLLEVRIEASEKIRRVRRGLETSGDTDERAEKHTPSITISNNAEGKSAAIAAFSRHLLPLMLPSLQRLRDIVRQITDFPKTDINFRHILGVSQTRGGLSLCTSLLQTHFTGGWSQISSIVCVETGGFIFASALALKVDVPLALVRERGKLPPPVVSMAKDVSHISGIAGNKEPNEVMIEMEVGVIPKGGKVVVVDDVLATGKTLCAVLKLLIKAGVEMKNISVMVVAELPFHKGRELLYNEGFGSVSIQSLLVFGGA, encoded by the coding sequence TTTGAGCCGAATAAGCTGTTTGCTTCTAGATTGGAAGAATGGCTTCGATTCAAACCCTTCCCAAATCTGGAACACGCCGCCAGCCTCGACCGTTCTGCTTTCACTTCGCGTGTCGATGTGTACAAGACTCCCGGTTCCCAGGAGCAAAGATTCGATGTCATCCTCTTCTGCCACAGCATGTACGGCATGAAGCGGAAACATGAGTTCATCAACAAAGCCGTGAACATGCTTCCTGACCGGCCGGGAGGTGGgatggttgtggtgtttCATCGTGACAGCCTTCAAATCGAAAATATGGCCGCTGATCGAACCTTGACCTTCCCCACAGGTGTGGTAAGCGTGCCAGACACCGACGATGATCTCGACTCTTTTGCACAATTCATCGCTGCGTCAGCTTCACATGATGATTCCCTTCGAGCTTCCTGGCGAGAAGTTTGTCGTGGGCTGGGAGTTCGCGACACTGTACACTCAGGAAGGATATCTTTCAGCACACCTGAAATCATGACCGTCTTCACTCGAGATCTGGGCTATAGCGGGTACTTGACGCTAGTGCAGGAGATGAGGGCAGTGAAGAACAGACAGGCTGGCCGACGCCATCCCAGGGGAATTAAACAGCCTAAGAATATCGAATCTATTCAACAATGCGTGAATTGGGCACTCAAGAAGAGGACGGGTTTGACTGTTTTGGGTGGCGGTCATAGCGGTCATTGTCTCTGGTATGGCATCACGGCGATTGATATGGGGATCCTGAAGAATGTGTATGTGGTCACAGCTGGGAATACCATGTCAAGTTCCCTGATCGTCGCTGAGTCGGGTTGCAGCACTGGAGATATCATCCGGAGATGTGTTGCAGACGGTCTCACGGTACCTCTTGGGGCGCGACCCAGCGTGGGGGCAGGGCTTTGGCTACAAGGCGGTATCGGCCATCTGTCTCGGCTCTATGGACTGGCGTGTGATGCAATTGTCGGTGCGGTAGTGGTCAGTGTCGATTCCGGGAAGGTTCTCAGCGTTGGTCATGTTCCCGATCAGCATCGACCTACCCATGCAGTGCAGGTGGATGGCAAAGATTTGCTATGGGCTATCAAAGGTGCTGGGACCAACTTTGGCATTGTCGCCAGTGTCACTTTCAAGGCCTGTCCAGCTCCAACATATACTGTGCGGAGCTGGGTCCTTTCATTCAACGACTTGGTTTCAGCCAGGGCCAAGCTGAGGGAGTTTGACAACCTCTTTGCCAGAACCCTGCCTAGGAGCTGCTCAGCGGACGCCTATCTTTTTTGGAATCAAGACCGGTTGCATCTTGGCGTAACAATGTTCGAGACCTCCACTGCCACTAGTTGCGTCCCATTGATCGCTTTGACGAGGGCTTACACGATTTTCGGACCGGAGAGAGGCATTCAGACTGTGGACAGCATGGGTGTGTTCGATACTGAGATGTACATGTCGGAGATGCACGGTGGTCATGGGGGTGGCAAGACGTCCTCTTTCAAGCGATGTTTGTTCTTGAAGAATATTGGAGAGGATactatcaccaccatcttgtTGAAGGCCATTGAAAGCCGGCCTACGCCACTATGCtatcttcatctcctccaaggtggtggtgccatcAACGACGTGCCAGCAGACGCCACCGCGTTTGGGTGCAGAGATTGGGATTTTGCATGTGTGATCACTGGTGTTTGGCCTCGTGATCAAGATGGGAGTAAGCAGGCTACAGCTGCTGTGTGCTGGGTGTATGAAGTTGCTGAGAGATTGCTGCCTCTCAGTACTGGCGCCTATAGTACCGATCTTGGGCCAGACCCCCGCGATGCAGCTCTGGCAGCCAAAGCCTTTGGGCCAAACCTTCAGCGACTTGCTCGTCTCAAACAGCGATGGGACCCCAACAACGTATTAGCCTATTCCTACCCACTCCCGGCACCGCCTAAAGATCCGAaactcatcgtcctcgtcaccGGTGAAAGCGGCGCTGGTAAGGACTTTTGTGCTGGAGTCTGGGTCTCTCTCTTCACCAAGAACAGCATCACGTCGAGTGTCTCAAGCATAAGCGAAGCGACTAAACGCGCATATGCCACAGCCAGTGGTGCTGACTTGAACCGCCTCCTTGAAGATCGTGACTACAAGGAGCAGCACCGAACGGCATTGACGACGTTCTTCCAAAACCAAGTTAACGAACGGCCTCAACTCCCACGGGAACATTTCCTTGAGGTGGTGCATGGTGCAGATTCCGATGTATTGTTCATCACGGGCATGAGAGACAAGACGCCTGTAGTGGCATTCTCCCACTTGGTGCCTGGTAGCAAGCTTTTGGAGGTCAGAATCGAGGCCAGTGAGAAGATTCGACGGGTCCGCCGGGGATTGGAGACGAGCGGTGACACTGATGAGAGAGCTGAGAAGCACACGCCCAGCATCACGATCTCTAACAATGCAGAAGGGAAGTCTGCTGCGATAGCCGCTTTTAGTAGGCACTTGCTGCCCCTCATGCTTCCATCCCTCCAACGTCTGAGAGACATAGTCCGCCAGATCACTGACTTTCCAAAGACTGACATCAACTTTCGTCATATCCTTGGAGTCTCCCAGACCCGTGGTGGATTATCGCTCTGCACATCTCTTCTACAGACACATTTCACTGGTGGTTGGTCGCAAATCTCGTCGATTGTGTGCGTTGAGACTGGTGGTTTCATCTTTGCTTCTGCACTGGCGTTGAAAGTGGATGTCCCGCTCGCTCTGGTGCGTGAGAGGGGCAAGCTGCCACCGCCAGTTGTTTCCATGGCCAAGGACGTGTCGCATATCTCAGGTATAGCTGGAAATAAGGAGCCTAATGAGGTCATGATTGAAATGGAGGTCGGTGTCATCCCCAAGGGCGGAaaggtggtagtggtggacGATGTGCTCGCTACTGGAAAGACACTTTGTGCGGTACTCAAATTATTGATCAAAGCTggggtggagatgaagaatATTTCTGTGATGGTTGTGGCCGAGCTTCCGTTTCACAAGGGCAGAGAGTTGTTGTACAATGAAGGTTTTGGCAGCGTCAGCATTCAGAGTCTActggtttttgggggtgcTTAG
- a CDS encoding hypothetical protein (EggNog:ENOG503PXFB; COG:S): MSFNFLPNTALAACVNDAGEIFTYAQTYNGELVEIKGKLAGNPATYEVTGDQTGIGLTKESGSAPAKRFTPLAAINSKSIYYNAKRLVFFVDKQNYLRDIYFNGTKWVEGELYDQRWQCAPYSKLAAVRLVSHGGYDFVCLYYQDTSDTGNIVLVNHSPTYKWQTGNPPLDDPPLVGTALTAVPPQPGIEVIRYNNPTDTDDPVVFFQYDKLELGSSQDQGPNDYATYSINDKTITLSAHSAITAVDDKSNFWAFYTTDLQNQIFRLKVDASGAVTQPQPVVLANNPIPGSSLASIIVKGSPDVIVLFYLLHYEPVKETTQEINVFAATLTAKSGGVDAWDVDGGVCLTAGNS; encoded by the exons ATGTCCTTCAACTTCCTCCCAAACACTGCTCTCGCAGCCTGCGTCAACGATGCAGGCGAGATCTTCACTTACGCCCAAACCTACAACGGCGAGCTTGTTGAAATCAAGGGAAAGCTCGCTGGCAATCCCGCAACCTACGAAGTCACTGGCGACCAAACAGGCATAGGCCTCACCAAAGAGTCTGGCAGCGCTCCCGCCAAGCGCTTCACTCCCCTCGCTGCCATCAACTCCAAATCCATCTACTACAACGCCAAAcgcctcgtcttcttcgtcgacAAGCAAAACTACCTCCGCGACATATACTTCAACGGAACCAAATGGGTTGAAGGCGAGCTTTACGACCAGAGATGGCAGTGCGCCCCTTACTCCAAGCTCGCCGCTGTCCGCCTTGTCAGCCACGGAGGCTACGACTTCGTCTGCCTGTACTACCAGGACACATCGGACACAGGCAACATCGTCCTAGTCAACCACAGCCCTACCTACAAATGGCAGACTGGCAACCCGCCCCTGGATGACCCCCCTCTCGTCGGCACAGCCCTCACTGCCGTGCCCCCTCAGCCAGGAATCGAAGTCATCCGctacaacaaccccaccgaCACAGACGACCCGGTCGTCTTCTTCCAGTATGACAAACTCGAACTTGGTTCctcccaagatcaaggacCCAACG ACTACGCAACCTACTCCATCAACGATaaaaccatcaccctctccgcTCACTCAGCCATTACCGCCGTCGATGACAAATCCAACTTCTGGGCTTTCTACACGACCGACCTCCAAAACCAGATCTTCCGGCTCAAAGTCGATGCATCTGGCGCCGTGACCCAGCCGCAGCCGGTTGTGCtggccaacaaccccatcccgGGGTCTTCTCTTGCCTCCATCATTGTCAAGGGCAGCCCTGATGTTATCGTTTTGTTTTACCTCCTGCATTACGAGCCGGTCAAGGAGACCACCCAGGAGATCAACGTCTTCGCTGCGACTTTGACTGCCAAGAGTGGAGGTGTTGATGCATGGGAcgtcgatggtggtgtcTGCTTGACCGCAGGGAACAGTTGA
- a CDS encoding hypothetical protein (COG:S; EggNog:ENOG503NZ79): MSPVYPVTGIKAGVTGTTVPLRLEVDTWYPGQTPEHLIQNNLFIWALRFLQERDPDHKLSFFQIAGIHGMPYQPWDEDTDAITANEGYCTHDSLLFPSWHRPYMLLYEQVLYEIMVKQVIPQLPEDKQHEWTDAAATWRLPYWDWAQKKTREGQDETLYDVPLITKQPRIGVIDLKDGVTVFYIDNPMYKFTMPDEERMGCFGISDIQDTDANNNITTIPAQATSRWATYEPESDTVSTQWTEGTVRNSLITSTLNEHPWYGKGIDNVPLAEMVYRLYVHDYIASYTQFATTKFRTSPDYDPGSPAAYLNLEYIHNNIHNWTGGFDKYVGHMAEPAVAAYDPIFWMHHANVDRQFALWQGISLLDPTKNWFESRNEQLEDDGNWYIRTGDLDTPSTPLAPFHKDAEGNYYTSDDVRDIHKLGYTYPELQPWLDKYKDTHGNFDASLYVADIKAMIKAIYSPGEIGAPTEISSIPRSLTSPLGQPDFNKDIIVNVTYNRFALNGIPYTIYFFLGAPFSPPSYSDPLHTHPQHVGFIYTFSNPIHRNRAAPGCGNCRRKALTDTKSRAQVPITGALIARHPAIHNGNLPHGIHELPSLESDTVGEYLEKHLHWSIRSHTGSDIDIPEEAPFVEISVYHRNAKFDDVGNAARYERVERATRSKPGGYRSVTA, from the exons ATGTCTCCTGTCTACCCTGTGACGGGCATCAAAGCCGGCGTTACTGGTACCACAGTCCCCCTCCGTCTAGAGGTGGACACCTGGTATCCCGGCCAAACACCCGAACACCTCATCCAGAACAACCTCTTCATCTGGGCCCTCCGCTTCCTCCAAGAGCGTGACCCCGATCACAagctctccttcttccagaTCGCCGGCATACATGGCATGCCATACCAACCATGGGATGAAGACACAGACGCCATCACTGCCAACGAGGGCTACTGCACCCACGACAGTCTCCTATTTCCCTCCTGGCACCGCCCTTACATGCTTCTCTACGAGCAAGTCTTGTACGAGATCATGGTCAAGCAAGTAATTCCCCAGCTCCCAGAAGATAAGCAACATGAATGGACGGACGCTGCTGCCACTTGGCGTCTCCCCTATTGGGATTGGGCCCAGAAGAAGACGCGAGAGGGGCAGGATGAGACCCTGTACGATGTCCCACTCATCACCAAGCAGCCTAGAATCGGTGTCATTGATCTTAAGGACGGGGTGACTGTGTTTTACATTGATAATCCAATGTATAAGTTCACGATGCCTGATGAGGAAAGGATGGGTTGTTTCGGGATTAGCGACATCCAGGACACTgacgccaacaacaacatcacgACCATTCCG GCTCAAGCAACCTCTCGCTGGGCCACTTACGAGCCCGAATCCGACACCGTCTCCACCCAATGGACCGAGGGCACCGTCCGCAACTCTCTCATCACTTCCACACTCAACGAACATCCTTGGTACGGTAAAGGCATTGACAACGTTCCCCTCGCCGAGATGGTCTACCGCCTCTACGTCCACGACTACATTGCCTCCTACACCCAGTTCGCGACCACCAAATTCCGCACCTCCCCCGACTATGACCCCGGCTCACCAGCCGCCTACCTCAACCTGGAGTATATCCACAATAACATCCACAACTGGACCGGCGGCTTTGACAAATACGTCGGCCACATGGCCGAGCCCGCCGTCGCGGCCTATGACCCCATCTTCTGGATGCACCACGCCAACGTCGATCGCCAATTTGCCCTCTGGCAAGGCATCTCCCTCTTGGATCCCACCAAAAACTGGTTCGAGTCACGCAACGAGCAGCTGGAAGACGACGGGAACTGGTACATCAGAACCGGCGACCTCGacaccccctccactcccCTCGCTCCTTTCCACAAGGATGCCGAAGGCAACTACTACACCTCGGACGACGTGAGAGACATCCACAAACTAGGCTACACCTACCCTGAACTCCAACCCTGGCTAGACAAGTACAAAGACACTCACGGCAACTTCGACGCGAGCCTCTATGTGGCCGACATCAAAGCCATGATCAAAGCCATCTACTCCCCAGGCGAGATCGGCGCCCCGACCGAgatctcctccatccctcGCTCCTTAACCAGCCCCCTCGGCCAACCCGACTTCAACAAAGACATAATCGTCAACGTCACCTACAACCGCTTCGCCCTCAACGGGATCCCCTACACAATctacttcttcctcggcgcccccttctcccctccctcctacTCCGACCCCCTtcacacccacccccaacacgTCGGCTTCATTTacaccttctccaaccccatccaccGCAACCGCGCCGCCCCCGGCTGCGGCAACTGCCGCCGCAAAGCCCTCACCGACACCAAATCCCGCGCTCAAGTCCCCATCACCGGCGCGCTCATCGCCCGACACCCGGCCATCCACAACGGCAACTTGCCTCACGGTATTCATGAGCTGCCCAGCTTGGAGTCCGACACTGTGGGGGAGTACCTAGAAAAACACCTGCATTGGAGCATCCGATCT CACACTGGAAGCGATATCGATATCCCAGAGGAAGCTCCTTTTGTCGAGATCTCTGTGTATCACCGCAATGCCAAGTTTGATGATGTGGGCAACGCAGCGCGGTATGAGCGTGTCGAGCGGGCTACTCGGAGCAAGCCAGGGGGGTATCGCTCTGTGACTGCTTGA
- a CDS encoding hypothetical protein (COG:S; EggNog:ENOG503P208): MLDTTSPGFAALIPRSVVATPTVNLDRKAGSIAAIGVTEPHQAGGIEVLIDGDDSLSTRILKRKTTQPDRQRRRPPWLMKMAAITASAPGRIDYYAQSLCPSTTTSATFKRGTGETLPGFPSQYKGERVWTGSKWLDPNLEKSYIVQIDKDDLLEVENALRHFQGLNVPPGLLSRDTFPLPKGLSNRLRKVSQDCYNGRGFAIVRGISPDRFTDEENVLVFGGISSYIAPTRGFQDVHRELVTCHVLSEDMRPGSKEQNLRPAFTNGRLAFHTDVGDILALHTLGVSDTGGETMIASACQIYNEMAESRHDLIQELAQNWAFFHSQDYYTDGTPLLTNAPGDKLVFQFSRLPITGFRSQGANPTLPPPSEKRLEAMAKVEELAWKHAFPLPREPGDMAYINNLCLMHARSAFDVDKEGNPLPSKRHLVKLMLQDPELAWELPQHLGWYLERVYGPNQEDGGRTEKWQLSVKDESLPDGRIWAGSGALSNG; the protein is encoded by the exons ATGCTggacaccacctccccaggcTTTGCTGCACTCATCCCACGTTCTGTTGTCGCAACCCCAACTGTGAACCTTGATCGGAAAGCGGGGTCAATAGCGGCAATTGGGGTAACAGAGCCTCACCAGGCTGGGGGCATCGAGGTATTAATAGATGGCGATGACTCTCTTTCGACACGTATTTTGAAGAGAAAGACGACGCAACCAGACAGGCAGAGACGAAGGCCGCCTTGGCTTATGAAGATGGCTGCTATCACTGCATCAGCTCCTGGTCGCATAGACTACTATGCACAGAGCTTGTGCCCCAGTACCACCACTTCAGCGACTTTCAAGAGAGGGACAGGGGAAACTCTACCTGGGTTCCCCTCTCAGTACAAGGGTGAGAGGGTGTGGACAGGATCCAAGTGGTTAGACCCCAACCTCGAGAAGAGTTACATCGTGCAGATCGACAAAGACGACTTGCTTGAGGTGGAGAATGCTCTCCGCCATTTTCAAG GTCTGAACGTGCCGCCTGGTCTTTTAAGTCGCGACactttccctctccccaaggGGCTGAGCAACAGGCTTCGGAAGGTATCTCAAGACTGCTACAATGGTCGTGGGTTTGCCATTGTTCGTGGTATCTCTCCTGATCGTTTCACCGATGAGGAGAATGTGCTTGTCTTTGGCGGCATATCCTCGTACATCGCACCCACTCGCGGATTCCAAGATGTTCACCGTGAGCTCGTTACTTGCCATGTCCTGAGTGAGGATATGAGACCTGGCTCGAAGGAGCAGAATTTGAGACCTGCATTTACCAATGGCCGACTG GCGTTCCATACCGACGTCGGCGATATTCTCGCTCTCCATACGCTGGGCGTATCCGATACAGGTGGTGAAACGATGATTGCCAGTGCTTGCCAAATCTACAACGAGATGGCAGAAAGTCGACATGATCTGATTCAAGAGCTTGCCCAAAACTGGGCTTTCTTCCA CTCCCAGGACTACTACACCGACGGGACTCCTCTCCTGACGAACGCCCCGGGGGACAAGTTGGTGTTCCAGTTCTCAAGGCTGCCCATCACAGGCTTTCGAAGCCAGGGTGCGAACCCCACTCTCCCTCCGCCCAGTGAGAAGCGTCTTGAGGCCATGGCCAAGGTGGAAGAACTAGCGTGGAAGCATGCTTTCCCGTTGCCTCGGGAACCTGGAGATATGGCGTACATCAACAACTTGTGTCTGATGCATGCTCGCAGCGCCTTTGACGTGGACAAAGAGGGCAACCCACTGCCCTCAAAGCGTCATCTCGTCAAGCTAATGCTGCAGGATCCAGAGTTGGCGTGGGAACTTCCTCAACATCTCGGCTGGTATCTGGAGCGTGTCTATGGCCCGAACCAAGAAGACGGGGGCAGGACTGAAAAATGGCAGCTCAGTGTGAAGGACGAATCATTGCCCGATGGTCGGATCTGGGCTGGCTCTGGAGCCCTCTCCAATGGCTAA
- a CDS encoding hypothetical protein (EggNog:ENOG503PTCD; COG:U), producing MAATHHNARPEGTFLSAVADHAQIDETNSSNLNEEDPLLPLSSPRDEASTASENGLLWLMGPALLAGIFVKAFDIAFLATSYSRLASDLQHFKDASWVMLTASICSAIFVPVYSYLLAYHGIKRMMFIAYGSFAFGLTLCTISTSFWQLLGSRFVVGFGSSGITLLSMIVINEIVGVKQLAIWESFVTCIEMGTSMAAGPLGAWMYRSFGWHSAFLLEVLFALTGVVVLHWSFKKIACHARYSQSTLLKHGDPSQLPSHADGGGWLLLILAVTTPLVAFTLGDNILRWTDPLEVALLILGPLFMVMFVVYELKIASFPVIDMTPIFTKKYLSVLFQVFGVISILNSIVFIIPPYIQVRAFDGPSLEDWALTCVFLGFPIGAISGGYLIKNDILPVQRIMLANAMALGACCSLFAMRLIKPELAQHAPLLVVFGISTGLWQSCLLYATLSSTEKKWWPQTLALYYLIETFGADLGMALMSTITRSVAKIGIRSSLGDSKTTERIILDAMRDLKSVRRLNTGARTAVLVAFENGMHTAFFVPCSLAAMVIILAAAMNIKHLDKNPERSDNEAIAPTN from the exons ATGGCTGCCACCCACCACAATGCAAGGCCGGAGGGCACTTTCCTCTCAGCAGTTGCCGACCATGCTCAGATCGACGAAACAAACTCGAGCAACCTGAATGAAGAGGACCCGCTTCTCCCCTTATCAAGTCCTCGTGATGAGGCATCGACCGCCTCCGAAAACGGTCTTTTGTGGTTGATGGGCCCCGCGTTACTGGCTGG CATCTTTGTGAAAGCTTTTGATATTGCGTTTCTAGCCACGAGCTACTCCCGTCTCG CTTCTGATCTTCAACATTTCAAGGATGCATCCTGGGTTATGCTTACGGCGTCGATATGTTCAGCCATCTTTGTGCCAGTG TACTCTTACCTTCTCGCATATCATGGGATCAAACGGATGATGTTCATTGCGTATGGATCATTCGCGTTCGGGCTTACCCTTTG CACCATTAGCACATCATTTTGGCAACTCCTGGGCTCCAGATTTGTCGTGGGCTTTGGCTCATCAGGGATCACTCTGCTCTCCATGATCGTCATCAATG AAATTGTTGGCGTCAAACAGCTCGCAATCTGGGAAAGTTTTGTTACATGCATCGAAATGGGAACTAGCATGGCAGCAGGGCCTCTGGGTGCTTGGATGTACAGGTCATTTGGTTGGCATTC CGCCTTTCTCCTAGAGGTCTTATTCGCCCTCACTGGAGTGGTCGTGCTTCATTGGTCATTTAAAAAGATTGCCTGTCACGCACGGTACTCACAGTCCACTTTGCTCAAGCACGGCGATCCCTCTCAGCTGCCATCCCACgcagatggaggaggttggctgTTGCTCATTTTGGCGGTAACCACACCTCTCGTTGCCTTCACGCTCGGCGACAATATTCTCCGCTGGACAGATCCTCTAGAAGTGGCCCTCCTCATTCTCGGTCCGTTGTTTATGGTGATGTTCGTGGTCTACGAGCTCAAGATCGCCTCTTTCCCCGTTATTGACATGACACCAATTTTCACGAAGAAGTATCTGAGTGTCCTGTTTCAAGTGTTTGGAGTTATTTCCATTTTGAATTCG ATTGTTTTCATCATACCACCTTACATCCAAGTACGCGCCTTCGATGGCCCATCGCTTGAGGATTGGGCCTTGACCTGTGTGTTTCTTGGGTTTCCCATCGGTGCCATTTCTGGCGGGTATCTAATTAAGAACGATATCCTCCCAGTGCAGCGTATAATGCTTGCAAACGCCATGGCATTGGGAGCATGCTGTTCTCTGTTTGCTATGCGATTAATTA AACCCGAACTAGCGCAACATGCGCCATTGCTTGTAGTTTTTGGTATCAGTACTGGCTTGTGGCAGAGCTGTCTGCTCTATGCCACTTTGTCGAGCACGGAAAAGAAAT GGTGGCCTCAAACACTAGCATTGTACTACCTCATCGAGACTTTTGGAGCGGACTTGGGCATGGCGCTTATGTCTACGATAACTCGGTCGGTCGCAAAGATTGGCATTCGCTCCAGCCTGGGTGATTCCAAGACCACGGAGAGAATTATTCTTGATGCCATGAGAGATTTGAAAAGTGTCAGGAGACTCAACACAGGTGCACGCACGGCAGTTCTGGTGGCTTTTGAAAATGGGATGCACACCGCATTCT TTGTGCCTTGTTCACTGGCGGCAATGGTAATCATTCTGGCTGCAGCCATGAACATCAAACATCTGGACAAGAATCCTGAAAGGAGTGACAACGAGGCAATAGCACCAACCAACTAA
- a CDS encoding hypothetical protein (COG:S; EggNog:ENOG503P3VY): MGGGPYELYRERYGAEILVMRKATKNDLDAITRVIQAGFPDDPGCNYKFPYRDKYPEDFWKYTRRQYEEYLEQPEKFAFNVVTVTNEEAGLDDLPIAIGVWDIAVHIKAKGGDLFIDERRDGNREHMKAYAAAMERTFAKCFESYGKEQLHLWMLVTHPDFRQRGAGTRLCDWGVDESVRRGGWILTVMASPMGRKLYEELGYVLVGTDTARVGGEEEHVVIDALEKPFSQPTI, translated from the exons ATGGGCGGTGGACCTTATGAATTGTACCGCGAGCGTTATGGTGCCGAGATTCTCGTCATGCGGAAAGCCACCAAGAACGACCTCGACGCCATCACTCGGGTCATCCAGGCTGGTTTTCCCGACGACCCAGGTTGCAACTACAAGTTTCCATACCGCGACAAATACCCGGAGGACTTCTGGAAGTACACGCGCCGACAGTATGAGGAGTACCTAGAGCAGCCAGAAAAGTTCGCCTTCAACGTTGTCACAGTGACCAATGAGGAGGCAGGACTCGATGACCTCCCCATTGCTATTGGTGTCTGGGATATTGCTGTTCACATCAAGGCCAAAGGCGGAG ATCTCTTCATTGACGAACGACGGGATGGTAACCGGGAACACATGAAGGCATACGCAGCCGCTATGGAACGGACATTTGCGAAATGCTTCGAGTCGTATGGGAAAGAGCAACTTCACCTTTGGATGCTCGTAACGCACCCTGACTTTCGCCAGCGTGGTGCTGGAACCAGACTGTGTGACTGGGGTGTTGATGAATCCGTGAGAAGAGGTGGTTGGATTTTGACTGTTATGGCCAGTCCAATGGGCAGGAAGCTTTATGAGGAACTTGGTTACGTTTTGGTCGGCACCGACACGGCACGAGtgggtggagaagaagagcatGTTGTTATTGACGCTTTGGAGAAGCCGTTCTCACAACCCACTATCTAA